A stretch of Leptospira andrefontaineae DNA encodes these proteins:
- a CDS encoding ATP-dependent helicase, producing the protein MKEETNHSLDLFSHLEIPEQKQEEPAQDLPLLSFSETISVPKEEGPQVVGTPATSTQEEVQEESYGSSFYEEDDFSENETPEFVSTPVEVSEEPKEIEPESVVGTPDQVEITISTEVQSETTEVSVTSGTSDSEEKPSAPKRKREERPKEPRDSAAIFLSLSPEQARAVQTIHGPLLIFAGAGSGKTRVISNRIAHMIQDHHIPAGKIVALSFTNKSAKEMGERVRKLIPRNLLKGITLSTFHSLGLGILKKHIEKLEYKQPFLLLNQADQEGLVTGMLVAQKLEPKRPQIMEVLSKISRIKNSGEDYLADMRTSMNEGDLLAASLFHQYQDTLKEQNSIDFDDLILLPSKLLRQFEEVRDEYHKKFQYFMVDEFQDTNPIQYEFLRALMGESDNLCVVGDDDQSIYAFRGSDVSLILGFENDFQGANVIRLLENYRSTDIIVSAANSLIRHNLSRRSKELFSKVPGALKVKYVERGDEKDEAEWVADKIREEIIKEARKGSQIAILFRTNFQSRPFEEAFRAREMPYKVVGGYNFFDRKEVRDLISYIRLIANQKDDASLLRIINYPKRGIGAGSISLVHEKAAQNKESLYETLFRVCESPDFIPDLNRKISSEIYNFVNLIEKAKKKFSSSPRLFFALRELIADLGLEKEIILEEKEEKVAKARIYNMSELVNMLAFFEENNDSGEKPTLFDFINRLAMLMEDEPNDEKEDNRVQLLTIHQSKGLEFESVYVVGLEEGILPSGRATVEDQSVDEERRLMYVAMTRAKRHLCLTGAANRRKFGEQLASEPSRFLKEIDPETLDWLSNEETRQQETNDFLQELEKLKIG; encoded by the coding sequence ATGAAAGAAGAAACAAATCATAGCCTGGACCTATTTTCCCATCTGGAAATTCCTGAACAAAAGCAGGAGGAGCCTGCACAGGATCTGCCATTACTCAGCTTTTCGGAAACTATTTCAGTTCCAAAAGAAGAAGGTCCGCAGGTGGTAGGAACTCCCGCTACTTCTACCCAAGAAGAAGTACAAGAGGAATCCTACGGTTCTTCTTTTTATGAAGAAGACGATTTTTCAGAAAACGAGACTCCAGAATTCGTTTCCACTCCGGTAGAAGTTTCAGAAGAACCGAAAGAAATTGAACCTGAGTCAGTGGTAGGAACTCCAGACCAGGTCGAAATTACAATTTCAACCGAGGTCCAATCAGAAACGACAGAGGTTTCTGTAACTTCCGGAACTTCCGACTCCGAAGAAAAACCTTCTGCTCCTAAAAGAAAAAGAGAAGAAAGGCCGAAGGAGCCTCGGGATTCCGCTGCTATTTTTCTAAGCTTATCTCCGGAGCAGGCTCGCGCCGTTCAGACTATCCATGGCCCTCTTTTGATTTTTGCTGGTGCAGGTTCCGGGAAAACAAGAGTGATCTCTAATCGTATCGCTCATATGATCCAGGACCATCATATCCCTGCTGGGAAGATCGTTGCATTATCCTTCACTAATAAAAGTGCAAAGGAAATGGGAGAAAGAGTTCGTAAACTTATCCCTAGAAATTTATTAAAAGGGATCACTCTTTCCACATTCCACTCCTTAGGACTGGGAATATTAAAAAAACATATTGAGAAGCTCGAGTATAAACAACCTTTCCTTCTTCTGAACCAAGCAGACCAAGAAGGTCTTGTGACAGGAATGCTTGTTGCCCAGAAATTGGAACCTAAACGCCCTCAGATCATGGAAGTACTTTCTAAAATTTCCAGGATCAAAAACTCAGGTGAAGATTATTTAGCGGATATGAGAACCTCTATGAATGAGGGAGACCTTTTAGCTGCTTCTCTTTTTCATCAATACCAAGATACTTTAAAAGAACAGAACTCTATAGATTTCGATGATTTGATCCTTCTCCCTTCTAAACTTTTAAGACAGTTCGAAGAAGTAAGAGATGAATACCATAAAAAGTTCCAATACTTTATGGTGGATGAGTTCCAAGATACAAACCCGATCCAATACGAATTTTTAAGAGCACTTATGGGAGAATCGGACAATCTATGTGTGGTAGGTGACGACGACCAGTCCATCTATGCATTTAGAGGATCAGATGTAAGTTTGATCTTAGGGTTCGAAAACGATTTTCAGGGTGCGAACGTTATCCGCCTCCTAGAGAATTATAGATCCACAGATATCATTGTTTCTGCTGCGAACTCTCTAATTCGTCATAATCTTTCCAGAAGATCCAAGGAACTTTTCTCGAAGGTGCCTGGTGCCCTGAAGGTTAAGTATGTGGAAAGAGGGGATGAGAAAGACGAGGCAGAATGGGTCGCAGACAAGATCCGAGAAGAGATCATTAAAGAAGCTAGGAAAGGAAGCCAGATCGCGATCTTATTCCGTACGAATTTCCAATCCAGACCATTTGAAGAAGCGTTCAGAGCGAGGGAAATGCCTTATAAGGTTGTGGGCGGTTATAACTTCTTCGATCGAAAAGAAGTTCGAGATCTGATCTCTTATATCCGTCTCATAGCAAACCAAAAGGACGACGCGTCTTTATTAAGAATTATTAATTATCCAAAACGTGGGATCGGTGCAGGGTCCATTTCTCTTGTTCATGAAAAAGCGGCTCAGAACAAAGAATCCCTTTATGAGACATTATTCAGAGTCTGCGAATCTCCTGATTTTATCCCGGATCTGAACCGTAAAATTTCTTCCGAGATCTATAATTTCGTAAATTTGATCGAAAAGGCAAAGAAGAAGTTCTCTTCTTCTCCAAGACTATTCTTCGCATTACGAGAGTTAATCGCAGATCTGGGTTTGGAAAAAGAGATCATATTGGAAGAGAAAGAGGAGAAGGTCGCAAAGGCTCGTATCTATAATATGTCCGAGCTTGTGAACATGTTGGCGTTCTTCGAAGAAAATAATGACTCGGGCGAAAAACCCACATTATTCGACTTTATCAACCGTTTGGCGATGCTTATGGAAGATGAGCCGAATGACGAGAAAGAAGATAATCGAGTACAGTTACTCACCATTCATCAATCCAAAGGATTGGAATTCGAGTCTGTTTATGTCGTAGGACTAGAAGAAGGGATCTTGCCTTCCGGAAGAGCTACCGTAGAAGACCAATCTGTGGACGAAGAGCGACGTTTGATGTATGTAGCGATGACTCGGGCGAAGAGGCATTTATGCTTGACAGGTGCCGCTAATCGCCGCAAATTTGGGGAGCAATTGGCCTCCGAGCCTTCTCGCTTCCTTAAGGAGATAGATCCGGAGACTTTGGACTGGCTTTCTAACGAGGAAACCAGACAACAGGAGACTAATGATTTCCTGCAAGAACTCGAAAAATTGAAAATCGGATGA
- a CDS encoding tetratricopeptide repeat protein, with protein MSKYLTILFIGAQFLLYCASTQKEGAVSANLETQVRAEIKGIDQQLSDLHPEDKRRSELLLQKSKLLLKIESFKEASLVLREVQNSKDGRNLQHLDHYLGSAYLGINDYDNAIVHFRKSDNVDRDFESVTRKKMWAKAYFEDEKYGQALGILGRASREKNFEKDLFYYETVVVSFYRIKEYKRCQLVLEEGLQKFPESLVLKETSEKISQVLQR; from the coding sequence ATGAGTAAATATCTGACAATATTGTTTATCGGAGCTCAATTCCTCCTCTACTGTGCAAGTACACAAAAAGAAGGGGCGGTTTCCGCCAATTTAGAGACCCAGGTCCGAGCGGAAATCAAGGGAATAGACCAGCAATTAAGCGATCTACACCCTGAAGACAAAAGACGTTCCGAGCTACTCCTCCAAAAATCCAAACTTTTACTAAAAATCGAATCTTTCAAAGAAGCTTCCCTCGTATTGAGAGAAGTTCAAAATTCCAAAGACGGTCGTAATCTTCAACATTTGGACCATTATTTAGGTTCAGCATATCTTGGGATCAACGACTATGATAATGCTATCGTTCATTTCCGTAAGTCGGACAATGTGGATCGCGATTTTGAGTCTGTTACCCGCAAAAAAATGTGGGCAAAAGCATATTTCGAAGATGAGAAATATGGCCAGGCTCTTGGAATTTTAGGCAGAGCTTCCAGAGAGAAAAATTTCGAAAAAGATCTATTCTACTATGAGACCGTAGTAGTCAGCTTCTACAGAATTAAGGAATACAAAAGATGTCAGTTGGTTCTGGAAGAGGGATTACAGAAATTTCCGGAAAGCCTAGTACTGAAGGAAACCTCGGAGAAAATCAGCCAGGTTCTCCAACGGTAA
- a CDS encoding LIC_12586 family protein, producing MSVGSGRGITEISGKPSTEGNLGENQPGSPTVIFFSIPLPKNPFFKKDSVTFQIAVPPKLYRLVSSTFQKIQSITEKPSFRKISIALIVTFLLLAAAKETAEWYFVRRVLDLRGVKELTRGFINEELDRAVTLGVVEYEFPNHVFIEDLKISSDEDFASQRMIFKANKIELLLRGLWKGQPSVKAIRVRNAQLSIDLEDKISGEILSYIHKINIPEIRLEDTTVTVYKGGKVLLENMKGIDFNIRKEDTKINVQISDSLFPIPGFRYVNGKFSTDIGSNNMNLEILFKNAKAESSGGLYSEFSQFYPKKGKISGRAILESDGTNLKVQGKTEFSNVNGIVLQELPLQSEVWEWKDIDLEHEWTRTQKGDVFSEEHKVFSGEDKLTLLKSKNEKGLKSWDLSLTVQDLDDIRNFLPVSSDLETLAGSLDLHWKGTETGSYGDWMKSEAKFSLQDFRWKDPYLDLEIKDADLGWNLAGILEAKLKGKQFGLPWSANLKGKTGYRKGVKGDGTAYFPLQGEYNLELETDSIVLSNFFPLYSSVRQWIREDIHTRMEKLIPEINFTRTPIYKYFLENPTGSLKLTAKEVKWDLGLPAMGKLDVGLKFAPSQSRLDANITGTGTAKLNSYFTYGTDNPYFGIDFETINLAWGVPSFSFCGGDLIPESLDSDGNIRFNGNNFLDIHDRMYITIDKVKLSNTIWKGKGEFPMPVPPKFEMGFDYWNPGSPPKRNVYWKGGNVNASANSYIDSDSIKYFVTGNTYSLSSESNSAVPISAFAFKIKENSAGCVKE from the coding sequence ATGTCAGTTGGTTCTGGAAGAGGGATTACAGAAATTTCCGGAAAGCCTAGTACTGAAGGAAACCTCGGAGAAAATCAGCCAGGTTCTCCAACGGTAATTTTTTTCTCAATACCTCTCCCTAAAAATCCATTTTTTAAAAAGGACAGCGTTACATTCCAGATCGCTGTCCCACCAAAACTGTATCGACTTGTATCTTCTACATTTCAAAAGATACAATCTATCACTGAAAAACCTTCCTTTAGAAAGATATCAATTGCTCTGATAGTGACTTTCCTATTGCTCGCGGCAGCAAAAGAAACTGCGGAATGGTACTTCGTTAGAAGAGTTTTGGATTTGCGTGGAGTGAAGGAACTCACACGCGGATTCATCAATGAAGAATTGGACAGGGCAGTGACCTTGGGAGTCGTAGAATACGAATTCCCGAATCATGTATTTATAGAAGATCTAAAAATTTCCAGCGACGAGGATTTTGCCTCTCAGCGAATGATCTTCAAGGCAAACAAGATTGAACTATTATTACGAGGGCTTTGGAAAGGACAACCTTCTGTAAAAGCGATCCGAGTGCGTAATGCACAATTGAGTATCGATCTGGAAGATAAGATCTCCGGAGAAATTCTATCTTATATCCATAAGATCAATATTCCTGAGATCAGATTGGAAGATACTACGGTCACTGTTTATAAGGGCGGCAAGGTCCTTTTAGAGAATATGAAGGGAATCGATTTTAATATCCGAAAGGAGGATACTAAGATCAATGTCCAAATTTCTGATTCTTTATTTCCTATCCCTGGATTTAGATATGTGAACGGAAAGTTTAGTACGGATATCGGAAGTAATAATATGAATCTGGAAATTCTGTTTAAGAATGCAAAGGCAGAATCTTCCGGAGGTTTATATTCGGAGTTTTCTCAATTCTATCCTAAAAAAGGAAAAATTTCAGGTCGTGCTATTTTAGAGTCGGACGGGACCAATTTGAAAGTCCAAGGTAAAACAGAATTTTCTAATGTAAACGGGATTGTTTTACAAGAGCTTCCATTACAAAGCGAAGTTTGGGAATGGAAAGATATAGATCTGGAACATGAGTGGACCCGCACTCAAAAGGGAGATGTCTTTTCTGAAGAGCATAAAGTATTCTCTGGAGAAGATAAACTCACTCTTCTAAAATCTAAAAATGAGAAGGGGCTGAAGTCCTGGGACCTGAGTCTGACTGTCCAAGACTTGGATGATATCCGCAATTTTCTGCCTGTTTCTTCTGATCTTGAAACCCTTGCTGGAAGTCTGGACTTACATTGGAAAGGGACTGAGACTGGGAGTTACGGAGACTGGATGAAGTCAGAAGCGAAATTTTCTCTCCAAGATTTCAGATGGAAGGATCCTTATTTGGATCTGGAGATTAAAGATGCAGATCTGGGTTGGAATCTTGCAGGAATTTTAGAGGCAAAACTTAAAGGAAAACAATTCGGCCTTCCTTGGTCTGCAAATCTAAAGGGCAAAACAGGATATCGAAAAGGTGTAAAGGGAGATGGGACTGCTTACTTTCCTTTGCAAGGAGAATATAATCTGGAGTTAGAGACCGACTCAATCGTTCTTTCTAACTTTTTTCCTTTGTATAGTTCCGTTCGCCAATGGATTAGAGAAGATATCCATACCAGAATGGAAAAGCTGATCCCTGAAATTAATTTCACCAGAACTCCTATCTATAAATATTTCTTAGAAAATCCTACGGGTAGTCTCAAACTTACAGCCAAGGAAGTGAAATGGGATCTTGGGCTTCCTGCTATGGGCAAGTTGGATGTGGGTTTGAAATTTGCACCTTCTCAATCTAGATTGGATGCAAACATTACTGGAACCGGAACTGCTAAATTAAATTCTTATTTTACTTATGGAACTGATAATCCTTATTTCGGAATAGATTTCGAGACGATCAATCTTGCTTGGGGAGTTCCAAGTTTTTCTTTTTGCGGTGGGGATTTGATCCCGGAAAGTTTGGATTCAGACGGGAATATACGATTTAACGGAAATAATTTCTTAGACATTCACGATAGGATGTACATCACCATCGATAAGGTGAAACTTTCGAATACGATCTGGAAAGGGAAGGGGGAATTCCCTATGCCTGTTCCTCCTAAGTTCGAGATGGGATTCGATTATTGGAATCCGGGCAGTCCTCCCAAAAGAAATGTTTATTGGAAGGGCGGGAACGTAAATGCATCCGCGAACTCTTATATAGATTCCGATTCAATAAAATATTTTGTAACCGGAAACACTTACTCACTTTCCAGCGAATCTAATTCTGCAGTGCCGATCTCGGCTTTCGCGTTTAAGATAAAAGAAAATAGTGCAGGTTGTGTTAAGGAGTAG